In the Triticum aestivum cultivar Chinese Spring chromosome 2B, IWGSC CS RefSeq v2.1, whole genome shotgun sequence genome, atcaacttgtctgtctagaggtgccccctgcctccgtatataaaggagcaaggggagggggccggtggcctcatagggtgcgccccaagcggggaatcctactcctactaggagtaggttccccctttcctagtccaactaggaggggaaggaaagaggaggagggaagaaggaaagagggggctggCCCCCAAAGCCCTAAAACAATtcgatttgggcctaggggggcgcaccccataCTTCCTTGCTGCCCtttatttccactaaggcccatgaaggcccattgaccctcccggcgaattcccgtaactctccggtactccgaaaaatacccgaatcactcagaacctttctggtGTCTGAatttagtcgtccaatatatcgatctttacgtctcgaacatttcaagactcctcgtcatgtccctgatctcatccgggactccgaactaccttcagtacatcaaaacacataactcataatataaatcgtcaccgaactttaagcgtgcggaccctatgggttcgagaactatgtagacatgaccgagacacgtttccggtcaataaccaatagcggaacctggatgctcatattggctcccacatattctacgaagatctttatcggtcaaaccgcataacaacatacgttgttcgttttgtcaccggtatgttacttgcccgtgatttgatcgtcggtatctcaatacctagttcaatctcgttaccggtaagtctctttactcgttatgtaatgcatcatccggcaactaactcattagtcacattgcttgcaaggcttatagtgatgtgtgcattaccgagagggcccaaagatacctctccgacaatcggagtgacaaatcctaatgtcgaaatacgccaactcaacatgtaccttcggagacacctgtagagctcctttataatcactcagttacgttgtgacatttggtagcacagaaagtgttcctccgataaacgggagttgcataatctcatagttataggaacatgtataagtcatgaagaaagcaataacaacatactaaacgatcaagtgctaagctaacggaatgggtcaagtcaatcacatcattctcctaatgatgtgacctcgttaattaAATGAtagctcatgtctatggttaggaaacttaaccatctttgattaacgagcaagccaagtagaggcatactagtgacactatgtttgtctatgtattcacacatgtattatgtttccagttaatacaattctagcatgaataataaacatttatcatgaaataagaaaataaataataactttattattgcctctagggcatatttccttcacaccacacatatgttactccccactatgaaggtagtaacatagactagtaacatatgcatgttactagtcgaAATTACTCCCCAGTGTGAGTAGTCTAACAGAAGATAAACGACGACGTAGCAAAGCCCCAACTACAGCTGGCTGGCCCTGATCCCTATCCAAAATGGAGGCCGTCGTTGTCCGCACGCGACATATCAGGAGCTCCAGAGTCGCCATGTCGTCGCCCTTAGTCAGAGATATCCAATGTCGTAACAAAATAGACATTTTGAAAATGCAGTCAACCGGTTTGTTAGGGAACACCCGTTCAATGGTAAATTTGTTTCTGGTGGTCCACAGGGTCCAACACACTCTACCGCTGCCCATTCTACCGCTCTTCCCATTCTCGTCTCTCCTCTCTCCCCATTCTATCGCTGTCGGCAATGTGAGGAAAAGAGTCGGTCCTCCTTCCACCGAAACATCATGTCGTTGAAGATGGCGCATGTCGAGGTTGACCCCGTGGACGAGCGACCCGAGTCTGACGTCTAGGAAGATGTCTCCGAGTTGAAGTTAACCAAAACCGGAATTTAACCAAACCGAATAACCCCATTGTCAAAAAAATGAGATCCATCGGCACTAGCACCCAGGACAGGACATATTTTTTTATAGAAGAAGCCCACCCGGGTGAGGAACCGGAAATTCGTTCCCGACGGGATTCGGACTCTGACCGATGGGTGCACCACTGTGACCCTTTGCCACTAGGCTACAACCTAGTTCTCAATAATATGGTACGCCTAGGGTTACTCTCGAAATAAAAATTAATTCGTTGTTCAGTTGAGATTTTTTTAGAGTTTGGTGATCGGCTAGACCCGCGGTTATTTATTTTTTGAGCACAGATCTGCGGTTTTTTTTAGCGGTAGATCTGCGGTTATTACCCTCGACATGCGCCTCTTTTCTAAAAAAAGATCTGCGGTTATTACCCTGTGTTAACCTTTTTTTTTTTGAGCGATACCCGGTGTTAACCGAAGAACCCAAGAAACCGAACAAAAGTAGTTGGCCCACGGCCCATATTAACGAAGAGGCCCACCAGACACCGGCCACTAGCCATCGATCGGGCGAGCAGcggcaaggaggcggcggcggcgggcgagcagCGGCAAGGCGGCGACTCTGCGCGTGGGCGGTGGCTCGCGAAGAGCAGCAAGGCACAGATTTCGGTGAAGGTCGAGCATTCTGTCGTCGAAGATGGTGCACGTCGAGCCCGACCCTGCGGACGAGTGGTCCGAGTCCGACGTCTCGGAAGATATCTCCGACTCCGAAGTTGGCGATGGCCTGGACTGGCTCGACGCCGTCGAGGACCCTGATGGCTCAGCCCGGCCATCCGCCGCCTTCTCGACAGTCGGAGGCGCGGCCGTGGCGCGGAGGCCGAACGCCCACGGTGGCGTGCTCTCCCGCCCCTTTCAGCCGCTCTCCAACCGCACGCAGAGGCTCGCCTCCCACATGCGGGCCACGCCCTTGGAGGTATGCAGCTTCAATTCTTCGCCTTATATAGATCCTAAGTGGTGAATTATTTGCTTGTGCATGATGTCTACAATCTCGTGTTATGGTACGTTGTGTTCAATATCTTATGTGATGGATTTtgtacctactccctccgttccacaatgtagcgcatatagatttttctagaagtcaaactttataaactttgaccaagtttgtagagaaaatcaTATACATCTAAAATACCAAATACGTGTGCTTAGATACATCACAACACATACTTTCATATTATAtacatttggtattgtagatataaatagttttctctataaacttggtcaaagtttataaagtttgactttgtagaaaatctatatgcgctacattatggaacggagggagtattatttaggAGTGGGAAGGTAGAATGAACGTGGGGATGTCAAATTCGGTAACGACTGCAATCAGGGACAGCATAAGGGACACAGCAATTGGCAAAACAAGGAACCATGAGAAGGCCGATCGTGCTACCGTGGAACAGGTCTTTCAATGCTGTCTGCTAAGTGATATTTATTCTGTCCTATGCCTTTTGGAGCTGAGCATGTCTGCATGCACTTGCAATCCTGCATAATCCTGATGTACCATTCCATTCCCTTCCAATCGAGCTGGCGTCTGCTTGGTCAGAAAGTATCTTCTTATTTCACTTTTTTGGAACTCGTTTAATTCCCAGCTATATGTATGATCTAAATGGCACCATGAGTCACCAACTCTTTTTGTTGGAGTAATGTTGGCTACTTAAGTGAAATTTCCTGAGGTGATATTATCTAAATTATTTTGCTGATTGCAGTTTTTCATTAGGCCTGACTACCACGTTAATTATCTTTTTTTTTTGTACATACGGCTGAGGGGTAGAAGTTTCTTCTCTTATACAAGCATTAACCATGCTCTTCCTGATGCTTAGTGAAGTATCAGTTACTTTACATTTATGtaataacttcatcagtgaagtaaTTCGTTTATATGCAGGCCATTGACCCAAGAACACGCATGGTTCTGTTCAAGATGTTGAATCGTGGTGATTTCAATAATATAAATGGCTGCATTTCTACAGGAAAGGAGGTAAACACTAAAATCCAGTGCATGTGCTACTGAACTATTTCCTTCGATCTGTGTATTTCTTTTCCTGCAGACCTAAAAGCGTTAGAACATTAATAAATGAAATACCAGCTCCTTGTTTGGTAAATAGAATAAAGAGAATGCTGCTCTATCTGCTGGTTTCAGTTATCTGTTTTCCCGATTGGGTATATCTACTTCCATAGTCAACATTAATCCTCTTTCTGTGCAGGCAAATGTCTATCATGCAACAAAGATAGATGGCCAGGAGCTAGCAATCAAAGTCTATAAAACCTCTGTCCTGGTCTTTAAGTAAGATTTGATTCGTTACACTTGTTTGTTACCCCCTATAGATTCTTGTTGAAACATATTGCAGCATTGTGTCATTTGGTATGCTCTTTATCCTTTTCGTACTTGTTAAAAGAATTGATCTGAAAAGGCGTGAATGGCGTTTGTTTATTGCAGGGATAGAGACAGATATGTTCAAGGAGATTATCGTTTTAGATATGGTTACTGCAAGCATAATCCCCGGAAAATGGTTAAGACCTGGGCTGAAAAGGAAATGAGAAATCTTAAACGGTGGGACATATTTTTCATGCCTTATTCATAATTTCATATTGTTTTTACTCTAGTAAGTTAGGAAGCTATTATTGTTGTGTTTAATTTTAGTAAGTTAGGGGAGCCCTCGCGAGTGGTGAAgttgttgccttgtgaccatgaggtcatgggtttgaGTCCTTAAagcagcctcttgcagaaatgcatGGAAAAGCTAAAGTGGTCAGAACCTCCCCGGACCCGTgcaagcgggagctacgtgcacTGGGCTGCCCTTTTTTTATAAAAAGATAGTCTATCACTCCTTAATTGTTTGTTCTCCTATAATTTTCTAGTATTTGAATCCATCTATTTCTCTGTAACCCTCGTTACAGAGTGAGAGCAGCTAAAATTCGATGCCCAGAACCATTGCTCCAGAAGCTTCATGTATTGGCGATGGAATTCATAGGTAATTCCACAACTTTCTTGTGTAACAATGGTATATTTgtagttatttatttttagttggaAACATGCTTATCTTGCTTGCAGGATAAAAGTATAGTTGGTATACGTTCTGATACAAATTCTTTGGTTATCCTTCAGGGAAAGGAGGTTGGGCGGCTCCTCGTCTTAAGGATGCTGctttgtcggacgacaagctgcgtGGAGCTTACTTGGAGGTACATCCATACATGACAAGTCAAAACAGTGTTCTCTCTTAACGGGATAGCTATAAAAGGATCTGAACCATTACCTGTTGTATTGATAGTCCAACTGGATGGTTCAAAGTTGGAACTTAATATCCTTTTTATACAACTTAGCATACTCCATATATCATAATTCACATTTGAAGTATGGTTTGTTGCAAGGGACGGTGATGCCATGATGGTACCTTTTTAGCTATAACAAACTTGTTAATGTTATTTTCGTTGCACTTATCTTCCCCACTCCTCAATTGTCGGGTCATGTTTTAGTCAACAACAACAAAGCATTTTTGGGTTGTATTTTTGTCAGCGCTTTAAAAATTTAGTGAAGTTCTACAGTGCAAATACGCGCCAGCAGTCTAGTTTTCCTGGACTGAACAATGGTCAATATTTTCTAAATATAACTTTTTTGAGGAGGCTTTGTAGTTCCACCTGTTATAATGGTCATTTACATTTCCACAAGTCCTCGTGGAAAATATATTTTATGATATTTTATTCACATTGTAATCCCAGGCTCTATCTTTCATTTATTCTGTTGCTGATGTGTATTATATGTACTGTTAGTCATTATGATTTTGTCATACACTAGATTTGGGTTAAGAGAATCAAGACCGATGAAAGCTCTCATTCTTGATTAcattgccttccttgtccaacatcaaccatTTGATCAAGTGTGAAAATATTTAATGAGGGTTCACAATCACAacagatgtccaagatagtatatttgcatgcgAAATCTCTCTTCTTTGTACTAATCTTTCataaattgttcaaatgaccaatatcGTGTTTGTTAAATCTCAATATAtttactttctaaacccaatgtgaagccactACTCCTCATGAGATAAGCacatgagacatatataatttccaATTTACATTATTCAATTCATTCCAAAATATActcttaggatataagtgaagcacaagagtaaaaataaactactccaaaagatataagtgaagaacaaataGTAGTttagtaaataggtagctatgtaTAAACTCTCTCTAAATCAAAATTTTCAGATCTAAAGATTATatcaaacagaaaacaaaacaaaaagatgctccaagaatagcacatatcatgtAAAGAATTAAAAATAGCTTCGAGTGGGGCAtgccgatagttttgaagacaaaagaggggatgccatccgaggcgtccccaagcttagcttCTTGAGTCTTCCATagatattgccttggggtgccttgggcatccccaatctttggaTCTTTCTGCTCCTTATTGTCCTCATATCATTATCTCACCCAAATCATGAAAACATCATTCACACAAAGCTTAACTCTAGAGATAGATTAGTGCAAAATAAATTCAAAACCATAGCATTCTCTTCTGTAGCGAATCATAAAAACTATAATTAaacattgcacactaaatgcctACATATATTTAACATCTCTACCCACTAATATAAACatgaaataagcaaacatgagCAAACAATGCAACTATATCAACAATCTAtctaaacagaacagtttgtaaagGAAGAATATATTAacatacttccgtaactccaaaaattctgacataTTAACCTGTAATAGAGAACTCATACATTCCTAGTGTGtacaaatttcaagattttatcatgtttttTTGAGATAGATGGCAACTTCATTTATACAAACAGGGATTGTTCACTATATACAATGTTTTTCATTATATGAGGAACTTCATCAAACCAGCATGACTGATACCTCCTCTTATTGATCCGGTATTGGAATATAAAAGAGTATCCGACACTTATTTCCCCAGAGGTGACCCCGGGTTATCGAAcccacacgaggaagattccattgaagcgatggtctctagcaagcttttgtCAAAGTGTCAAATCCAACTTTTGGCTGGATCAACAAGtgttacgtctccaacatatctataattttttattgttccatgctattatagtataattcttggatgttttatatacacaattatatatcatttttggagactaacctattaacttagtgcacagtgccagttgctgttttggtTGTTCAGAATATCAGTACCGAATGatgtccaaatgccacgaaaccttttggagattttttttggacataagagaccctagaagcttcgggaggggaCGCGAATATGGAGTACTGGCCCACGAGGCACCATGGCGCgcacagggggtagggcacgccctggtggctcGTAGGGCCCATGTAGCTCCATTTGACCTAactctgcctctataaattctctaaaatcaggaaaccaacaGAGGAGTCCATGAAATACTTTTTCCTCTACCGCAAGTTCCtattctcgagagatcccatccgGAGGCCTTTTCCAACACTataccagagggggattcgatcatggaggggctccagatcaaccttgccgcccttctgaTGATTCATGAGTAGTTAACCACAGActtacgagtccatagttagtagctagatggattcttctctctatttgatcttcaatacaatgttctcctcgatgttcttggaattctatccgatgtaataactttttgcggtgtgtttgttgggatcctatgaattgtgagtttatgatcagattatccatgaatattatatgagtttctctgaattattttatgcatgattgttatagcttcgtatttctctctgatctattgattttgtttggtcaacttgattgatttatcttgcaatgggagaggtgttttttaatgggtttgatcttgcagtgctcaatcccagtgacggtaggggacatgacacatactgtatcgttgctattaaggataaaaacatggggtttattcatgcgtgagttactttgtctacatcatgtcatgttgcttaaggcgttactccgttctttatgaactcaatactctagatgcatgctcgatagcggtcgatgtgtggagtaacagtagtagatgcagaatcatttcggtctactttctcagacgtgatgcctatatacatgatcattgccttggatatcgatatgattatttgcttttctatcaattgtacaacagtaatttgtttgtctagcatatgctattttcaagagagaagcctatagtgaaaactatggcccccgggtctacctttatcatatattaaaaatcctaaaaatacctcaattttactttatttattttattttgtatttttgttcgatctatctatcaccatacaatttaatcttgtaAATAAccacgaagggattgacaaccacttatTCGCGTTGGgtgcgaggatttgttattttgtgtgcaggtgttgctaATGAgttgttgcgtgattctcctactgggttgataaccttggtttcataaccgagggaaatacttatgtctattgtactacatcaccccctcctctttggGAAACCCCAACGCAGcacacaagtagcaggaagaaatttgggcaccgttgcctgggagacatcatcaacatctatcaagtactacgcataaactttcatctccttgcatttattttattcgcctttgcctcttgttttcatttCCTCCACTTCTAAAGTGTTTTACAAAAGTAGAAAATAGTTTCCGTTTCCCTTTTTCTTGTTTGCTCATTTTATCGTTATGGCTAGTTTACATGGAGCCCATGTAGCTCCGTTTGACCTACGCCCTAGTGGCTCGTGGGGCCCATGTAGCTCCttttgacctaactccgcctctataaattctctaaaataggGAAACCAACAGAGGAGTCCATGAAATACTTTTTGCGCCGCCACAAGTTCCTATTCTCGAGAGATCCCACCCGGAAGCCTtttcggcactctaccggagggggattcgatcacggaggggctctacatcaaccttgccgcccttttgatgattcgtgagtagtttaccacagacctacgggtccataggtactagctagatggcttcttctctgtatTTGATCTTCAATCCCCGATATTCTTGGAATTATatccgatgtaatcactttttgcggtgtgtttgttgggatccgatgaattgtgattttatgaccagattatccatggatattatttgagttttctctaaactcttttatgcatgattgctatagctttatatttctcttcgatctattgatttggtttggttaACTTGATTgattatttatcttgcaatgggagatgtgctttgtaatgggtttgatcttgtggtgctcaatcgcagtgacagtaggggacatgacacgtattgtatcgttgctattaaggataaaaagatgggttttattcatgcgtgagtttactttggtacatcatgtcatcttgattaaggcgttactccattctttgtgaacttaatactccagatgcatgctggacaacggtcgatgtgtggagtaatagtggtagatgcggaaatgtttcggtctacttgtctcgaacattatgcctatatacatgatcattgccttggatatcgtcatgattatttgcttttctatcaattgcccaatagtaatttgtttacccaccatatgctattttcaagagagagaCCTCtagtcatgacgatatccaaggcggtaaatgatacgtctccaacgtatctataatttttgattattccatgctattatattatccatcttggatgttttatatacatttttatgctatttatattatttttgggactaacctattaacctagagcctagtgccagtttttgttttttccttgtttttgagttttgtagaaaaggaatatcaaacgttgtccaaacgagctaaaaatttacggtgattttttatggaccagaagaagcccccgaagcacaagagttgggccagaagagtcccgagtcaacgacaagggtggagggcgcgcccctgccttgtcactgactcgtggacccccctgacttgaaaccaacgccaaaaattcctataaatccagaaacccctagaaagaaacctagatggggagttccgccactgcaagcctctgtagccacgaaaaaccaatcgggagcctgtttcggcaccctgctgaagggggaaaccatcaccggtggccatcttcatcatcccggtggtttCCATGccgacgagggagtagttcaccctcggggctgagggtatgtaccagtagccatctatttgatctctctctctctctctctctctctctcgtgttcttgatttggcacgatcttgatgtaccacgagctttgttattatagttggatcacatggtgtttctccccatctaccttcttatgatgaattgagtcttgctctttgaggtttcgatatgttggattgagtattggattttagaacacttgatgtatgttgtgagatgggatatctgtggtgataatggaatgttctattgattcacttgatgtatgttttggcactcaacttgtggattcctgaggtgacattacggtaatctatgcataagggttgatgcacgttttcgtcctacattctccgatagaaactttggagcgattctctgttgcatgttgaaggattgttatgtgatccaattatgttatcattgttgagagaacttgcactagtgaaagtatgaaccctaggccttgttttcaagcattgcaataccgtttttgctcacttttgctactagttaccttgctgtttttatattctcagattacaaaaacctatatctaccatccatatttcacttgtatcaccatctcttctccaaactagtgcacctatacaatttaccattgtattggttgtgttggggacacaagagactctttgttatttggttgcagggttgtttgagagagacaatcttcatcctacacctcccaggacactacaaaaaaatacacttccatgatgatacgtgtttgtcacagtaggtcacattttctgtcatgcatgtatgtccatgacgattttataacagaaccaagatagtcatacctgtgttgtcatagaagtatttcgtgacattaccaaaattatcatcacggaagtgtcgacttccatgacgataaatggcgcatcatggaagttctttcatcaagggcaactgacacgtggcatccaccgtaatgtgtcgctgttaagctatcgggtccagttttggatccgataacccgttaacagccccgaccaatggggattttccacgtgtaaaattctcattggccggaggaaacacgtgttggctcaccgttggacaggaggcacctatgatacgtcgacacatggcacggcccgacagaggcccattccggtgaaaaggccggcccgtttgacttggtcaaaagttagcgggccagcccacggaaagtgtgttaatggcctgttcgtatatagcccatttacggcccactaAGTCACGACTCGTTACGACCTATTGTAATTAAGCccggtagcttcatctgggccatccaatatgattccacccCGTTgtaacttctagcccatgtatggcccatgacatattttggcccatatgaggccctttgtaactcttggcccattaacggcctgtggtgaaactggctcgtaatgaaaagtgtaccgctttatacccattaatggctcattattccattgggccgatTCCATCCCGTGTTATCttccggccttctcagggcccatttattcttgggctcatttccaacattcggttacttacggcccgttactggccttttctgcttgtgggacaaattcagcctgtggttacagttggcccgtttgtggcccgttaatcagttgggccattttcatagcgtcatcaaatacgaccgattaacgacaACCCGTTATGGtaggcccatgaacgaacgattccaactctagtccgtttacggcccataatgccgtgtgttattggcccatgtttggccaatcgatcatacggcttgtagaaggcccattgatgttacggcatgtagaaggcccatagaaggcccattttttctatggcccgtagaaggcccattatttctatgccccatagaaggcccatggtaactacagtaaatatgtagcccatggttattgtggcctagtttaaaaaataggttgttgcggccactagcaaaccgcggaaaaagaactgcactgactacaagcaaaaaaataaacaagacaacaaggaaataaataagtaagcaacttacgctaggctatcacggctattacacatattacatccactgggcatcaaagttcgccaccagtgcaaatatagggaacaaagcagcatatcatatacactagttgtcaaagtcggcgaccagtgcaaataaacgccgtagcaaaacaagtccagaactgaaaccacttcagaagagctcaataaacaatatcctgggtacccataatgctagcaagatgcttagcaagcttattaactttctcttgtttggcgcttaaatcctccagcgcttgttgttgcaccagaaagtatgcatctaagttcagcagggacttcctcagtccttcagcttcctgtcgcagcacatctgatcgatgtctttcaacttgatgttgagactcaagaagacaaactgattcaggcagcgagttcgaagagcttgtgccagcagtattggccagtaactcgaacattaCATCAACACATGACTTATGGGTTGTCTCACtgttgtcaagatagtttttatcagctttctaccagaccaacaaggatgtctcaatttcttgaaccttatctgcattacttcctttaccattgcataacggggtactcttctccaatgtTTTGTCTGCATtccaaaagagaaacaagcagacacatcacaagtttaccatgttgtatatgaaactcattttggtaaattagttcagtagtaaagtggataggataacaacatgaaacaaacatatatctatgtaccacgGTCACTgcatggtctatatcattctagtttttgctgccaaatcaagatagagacacagttcaaataatatttgttcaatacAAAGGAGAATAGACAGGATATTAAGTGTGGGAAACTagagagcaataacaacacttgtaatgtgcatgacatgagaacataattgtttat is a window encoding:
- the LOC123041190 gene encoding serine/threonine-protein kinase RIO1 isoform X2, giving the protein MVHVEPDPADEWSESDVSEDISDSEVGDGLDWLDAVEDPDGSARPSAAFSTVGGAAVARRPNAHGGVLSRPFQPLSNRTQRLASHMRATPLEAIDPRTRMVLFKMLNRGDFNNINGCISTGKEANVYHATKIDGQELAIKVYKTSVLVFKDRDRYVQGDYRFRYGYCKHNPRKMVKTWAEKEMRNLKRVRAAKIRCPEPLLQKLHVLAMEFIGKGGWAAPRLKDAALSDDKLRGAYLEVHPYMTSQNSVLS
- the LOC123041190 gene encoding serine/threonine-protein kinase RIO1 isoform X1; this translates as MVHVEPDPADEWSESDVSEDISDSEVGDGLDWLDAVEDPDGSARPSAAFSTVGGAAVARRPNAHGGVLSRPFQPLSNRTQRLASHMRATPLEEWEGRMNVGMSNSVTTAIRDSIRDTAIGKTRNHEKADRATVEQAIDPRTRMVLFKMLNRGDFNNINGCISTGKEANVYHATKIDGQELAIKVYKTSVLVFKDRDRYVQGDYRFRYGYCKHNPRKMVKTWAEKEMRNLKRVRAAKIRCPEPLLQKLHVLAMEFIGKGGWAAPRLKDAALSDDKLRGAYLEVHPYMTSQNSVLS